A window of Streptomyces sp. Je 1-332 genomic DNA:
CGGCGAGATCGTCGCACCGACCCTGATCGTGGCGGGCGGCCCCGACAGCAGCATGCCGCAGGGGCGCATCCCCGACATGGCCACGGCGATCCCCGACTCCCGGCTGATCACGATCCCGGTCGGCCACTCGGTGCACGAGGCGAGCCCGCAGCAGTTCGCGGAGCAGGTCAGCGAGTTCTTCACCAGCTGAGCGGACGGGACGGCCGACGGCTGTCAGCCGTCGGCCGTCGCGGTGCGGACAGTGGTGCGGACAGAGGTGCGGGCCGCAGTGCGGGGCGTGGTGCGTCCACGCCCCGCGTCACGCCCAGCACCGCCGTCTGCCGGACGCCGGGCGAGCCTACGCAGGCCGGGGGCGTGCCTGGTGGAGGCGGGTGTAGTAGCGCCCCTCGGCCTCAAGGCCCGTGGGATCGTCACCGGCCTCCAGCACGTGCTCCACCGCACTGCGCTGCTCGGTGAGATCGGTGAACAGCCGCTGTGGATAGGTCCGTTCGGGATCGGTGTCGGTGGCGAGACCGTGGGCGTCCAGAGTCGCCAGGATCTGCTGGAACGGCACCGTGCGCAGGACGAACGCGCTCACCCAGACCGGGACGCGCGTCGCGTCGAGGAGCGCGTCGAAGGTGCGGTGGGTGATGTAGCCGATGCCTCCGGTGACCGTGATCAGGCCGACGCGCGCCACGGCGCGGCGCAGCCCGTCGCTGGGCGGGTGACGCTCGAGGTTCTCGGCATAGGCCTCGTCGAGCAACCCCGCCTCGAGGGCGTAGCGCGTCGCGTTGTCGGCGGTGTCGAGACCGATGACCGGGACCGCGTCCGCACGCCGCCGCGACGCGTAGAACTCCTTGTCGGCCTCGATGAGCTCACCTCGGGTGAGCTCGCCCGTCTCGGCGCTCGTGTAGTGCGCGTAGAGGTCCGCGAGCGTGAGGTCGTGGTTGAGCAGCGCCGCGTTGATCCCGTAGGAACAGCAGAGGTCGAGGACCGTGACGGGCAGATCGGTGCCGCGCACCGCTGAGCGCTGGGCGAGCGTGCGCCGGAAGACGCCTTGAGCCTGCTGCGGTATCTCGTACCGCAAGGGGGCGAGCGTGCGGAAGTACGCGCGGGGGTCAGGCTCGTTGTAGATGTCGTCGAACCGGGTCTTGCCGGTCGCGGTGGTGGTCCGGGCACCGGTCATGAGGCATGCCTCCTCGTGCTGAGTGGCGGGTCTACGGCCGCGATACGTCTATCCGACCCGTGGCTCGACCCGGTAGACCTCCTGGCGGTAACCGGCCATCACGGAACTCAGGAGTCCCGCGAACCACACCGGCCCGTTTGGTTTGCACGCTGGTCGAAGCCCGGTGATGCGCTGCTGACCAAGAACGCCTCCGAAGCTGGTTCAGGCCCGAACGGCCGGGACCATGCCTATGCCGCCGTCGGCCGTGTCGGTTTCGGTTCCGCCCCGGTGTCCGGCGGTGCCGGCGACAGCGCCTGCGTCTGCTGTGCCTTCTCCAGGAAGCGCAGGAGCTCCACGGGGAAGGGCAGTACGAGGGTGGAGTTCTTCTCGGCGGCGACGGCCACCACGGTCTGGAGCAGGCGCAGTTGGAGCGCCGCCGGTTCGTCCGCCATCTCGTGTGCCGCCTGGGCCAGCTTCTTGGAGGCCTGCAGCTCGGCGTCCGCGTTGATCACGCGGGCCCGCCGCTCTCGGTCGGCCTCGGCCTGCCGGGCCATCGAACGTTTCATGGTCTCCGGGAGCGACACGTCCTTGATCTCGACCCGGTCGATCTGCACGCCCCAGCCGACGGCCGGGGAGTCGATCATCAACTCCAGGCCCTGGTTGAGCTTTTCCCGGTTGGAGAGCAGATCGTCCAGGTCGCTCTTGCCGATGATCGAGCGCAATGACGTCTGCGCCATCTGTGAGACCGCGAAGCGGTAGTCCTCGACCTTGATCACCGCGTCCGCGGCGTCGATCACCTTGAAGTAGATGACGGCGTCGACGCGCACCGTGACATTGTCCCGGGTGATGCCGTCCTGCGCGGGCACCGGCATCGTCACGATCTGCATGTTCACCTTGTGCAGCCGGTCCACCCCGGGGACGATCATGGTGAATCCCGGCGGCCGGACGCTCTCCCGCAGCCGGCCCAGGCGGAACACCACGCCCCGCTCGTACTGCTTGACCACGCGGGCCGCCGTCACCACGTACACAAAACCGGCGGCCGCCACCGCGGCCCCCGCTGTGAGCAGCTCTTCGACCATGACGACCCCCTTCTGCCGAGCCGCCGTCTCCTACCAAAGATATGCCCAGGTTTGTCCATGGTCGAGCCCCCGGCCGTCCGCCGCTGACTAGGGTGGGCACGGTGTTCACCTCCCAGGGACCCACACTCCGCGAACTGGCCGTGCAGGCTCTCTCCTCCATCGAGGACGGCTATGACCTGCTGGCCCCGAAGTTCGACCACACCCCTTTCCGCACGCCGGACCGGATCCTCGACGCGGTCGCGGACACGCTGGAGGGCCTCGGGCCGTTCGACGCGGGTCTCGATGTCTGCTGCGGTACCGGCGCGGGCGTCGAGACCCTGCTGCCGCTGTGCGGGGAGCGGGTCACGGGCGTCGACTTCAGCGCCGGGATGCTGACCGAGGCGCGGGCCGCCGTGGCGCCGCGCGACGGTGGGCCCGTGGTGGAGTGGGTGCGGGCCGATGCCCGCGCCCTGCCCTTCGCCGAGGTCTTCGACCTGGCGGTGAGCTTCGGGGCTTTCGGGCATTTCCTGCCTGCCGAGCGGGCCCGGCTGTTCGCCGAGGTGTGCGGGGCGCTGCGGCCGGGCGGGGTCTTCGCCTTCCCCATCGGCGCGCCGCCGCCCCCGACGTCGCCGCTCTACTGGGCGCTCCTCGGCTTCGACGGCATGATGCGGGTGCGGAACCGCCTGTGGCGTCCGCCGTTCGTCATGTACTACAGGACCTTCCCGCTGGGGGGTGTGCGCGAGGACCTGCTGCGGGCCGGGTTCACGATGAGGTTGCACGCGCTGGAGGAGTTCGGGCGCCGCGCCGACGGCAGCCCGCGCTGGTGCATGGTCGAGGCGCGGAAGGCCTGAGCGTCACCCGACCCGCGGTCCCTGGAAGGCCTTGCGTCACTGAACAGCCTTCCGTCACTGGAAGGCCTTCCGGTAGGCCTGCGGGCTGACTCCGGCGACGCGCTTGAAACGGTCACGGAAGGCGGTGGGCGAGCCGAAGCCGACCTGGACGGCGATGCGCTCGACGGAGTGCCCGGTCGTTTCGAGCAGGTGCTGGGCCTGCCGGATCCGGGTGCGGTGCAGCCACTGCAGCGGGGTGCTGCCCGTCTGATCCCGGAAGCGGCGCAACAGGGTGCGGGTGCTCATGCCGGCCCGGTCCGCGATGTCCTCCAGGGTGAGCTCACGCCGCGCGTTCTCCTCCAGCCAGCGCAGGAGCGGTTCGAGTGCGGACCCCTGCGGGGCGGGCGGAGCCTCGGAGACGATGAACTGGGCCTGCCCGCCCTCGCGTTCCAGGGGCATCACCGAGAGGCGGGCTGCGTCGGCGGCCACGGCGGAGCCGTAGTCGCGGCGGATCAGATGCAGACACAGGTCGAGCCCGGCGGCGGCCCCGGCGGACGTCAGGAGCTGCCCGTTGTCGACGTAGAGCACGTCCGGGTCCACGTCGATGTCGGTGTGGCGTTCGGCCAGCGTGGCCGCGGCCGCCCAGTGCGTGGTGGCGCGGAGCCCGGACAGGAGTCCTGCCGCGGCCAGCGTGAACGTGCCTGCGCAGATCGAGGCGATCCGTGTGCCGTTCGCCGCCGCTTCCCGCAGCGCGTCGAGCACCGCGTCGGGGACCGGCCCCGTCACGTCGGCGGTGCCCGGCACGATGATCGTGTCCGCGTCCGCGAGCCCCTCCAGACCCCAGGGCGCCTGGAGGGTGAACAGGCCGGCGTCGATCCGGGGCGCGGTGGCGCAGATACGCACCCGGTAGCCGGGCCGACCGCCCGGCAGCCGGGTGCGGCCGAAGACCTCGATGGGGGTGGACAGGTCGAACGGGATGACGGTGTCCAGCGCCAGGACGGCCACGGTGTGCATGGCGGCAACGTACGGCAGAGCCGTGATCCCGCCAAGCGCGTACGCGGGCGAAAAGCCCCGGCCGTACCGGTGAACGGACCTCGCACCCGATGGCGGTATCTGTGCGAAGCCTGTCACTAATGCCACTGTTCCGGGGGGCGGGCCGCTGGCTAATGTCGGCGAGCGGGCCCCGGTCGGGAGCCCTCTGTGACCTCCGCCGTCTCTCGCGCCCGCCGCTTCTCGCGCCCGCTTCTCGCACCTGCCGTTCTTCGAATCCCGAGGGCCCAGTGACCAAGTTCTTCCTGACGCTGCACGTGCTGGCCGCGATCCTCGCCGTCGGCCCGGTCACCGTCGCCGCCAGCATGTTCCCCGCGGCCCTG
This region includes:
- a CDS encoding slipin family protein, whose translation is MVEELLTAGAAVAAAGFVYVVTAARVVKQYERGVVFRLGRLRESVRPPGFTMIVPGVDRLHKVNMQIVTMPVPAQDGITRDNVTVRVDAVIYFKVIDAADAVIKVEDYRFAVSQMAQTSLRSIIGKSDLDDLLSNREKLNQGLELMIDSPAVGWGVQIDRVEIKDVSLPETMKRSMARQAEADRERRARVINADAELQASKKLAQAAHEMADEPAALQLRLLQTVVAVAAEKNSTLVLPFPVELLRFLEKAQQTQALSPAPPDTGAEPKPTRPTAA
- a CDS encoding class I SAM-dependent methyltransferase, whose product is MFTSQGPTLRELAVQALSSIEDGYDLLAPKFDHTPFRTPDRILDAVADTLEGLGPFDAGLDVCCGTGAGVETLLPLCGERVTGVDFSAGMLTEARAAVAPRDGGPVVEWVRADARALPFAEVFDLAVSFGAFGHFLPAERARLFAEVCGALRPGGVFAFPIGAPPPPTSPLYWALLGFDGMMRVRNRLWRPPFVMYYRTFPLGGVREDLLRAGFTMRLHALEEFGRRADGSPRWCMVEARKA
- a CDS encoding helix-turn-helix domain-containing protein, yielding MHTVAVLALDTVIPFDLSTPIEVFGRTRLPGGRPGYRVRICATAPRIDAGLFTLQAPWGLEGLADADTIIVPGTADVTGPVPDAVLDALREAAANGTRIASICAGTFTLAAAGLLSGLRATTHWAAAATLAERHTDIDVDPDVLYVDNGQLLTSAGAAAGLDLCLHLIRRDYGSAVAADAARLSVMPLEREGGQAQFIVSEAPPAPQGSALEPLLRWLEENARRELTLEDIADRAGMSTRTLLRRFRDQTGSTPLQWLHRTRIRQAQHLLETTGHSVERIAVQVGFGSPTAFRDRFKRVAGVSPQAYRKAFQ